A single Cottoperca gobio chromosome 7, fCotGob3.1, whole genome shotgun sequence DNA region contains:
- the LOC115011134 gene encoding lymphoid-restricted membrane protein-like encodes MNAQPDEETNSLPRMLLDSEDSDEEVSQEEPALTSWNELSIIERVGLNSVEMSEKDLETAFSQIALAVRCDQYTLKQRLQAEEHARNLAEENIQLELTRGRETLEVQ; translated from the exons ATGAACGCTCAG CCTGATGAAGAGACAAACAGTCTGCCCCGCATGCTGCTGGACAGTGAGGACTCTGACGAAG AAGTCAGTCAAGAGGAACCGGCACTCACAAGCTGGAACGAGCTGTCCATCATAGAGCGTGTCGGCCTCAACAG TGTGGAGATGTCAGAGAAAGATCTGGAG ACGGCCTTCTCTCAGATCGCTCTGGCCGTCCGCTGTGATCAGTACACGCTGAAGCAGAGGCTGCAGGCGGAGGAGCACGCGCGCAACTTGGCTGAGGAGAACATCCAGCTGGAGCTGACCAGAGGCAGGGAGACCCTGGAGGTGCAGTAA
- the inavaa gene encoding LOW QUALITY PROTEIN: innate immunity activator protein (The sequence of the model RefSeq protein was modified relative to this genomic sequence to represent the inferred CDS: deleted 1 base in 1 codon): protein MTAIESKEEISDTDSGIIVHSVPDSPTSPVKDLTTHTRALKLKHQSLEERLELCLLELRQLCIREAELTGKLPSDYPLMPDEKLPRVRRRIGASFKLDEGLIHLDTQDSELQLLETDLALQRQIYEAARKLSQEDKLSKPQKKSRLQQCKREEKKVKDLQEAVFQQRIKSQCNSPCISISNNQNKDLSMSDDSSLSDVVALDDDVDPPASLAPPGLGTSHSDPLQLSATTLQSSQQSSSQLSVEFERSPIQNSPWKESSLDQPYQKATNLQSAGSSRSSSPAGTQISAESIIPLSQFIKNAALRQNHSTSAPSTPELHVRRQYSQSFRLPKSKPPADMERLNSEKNRGRARLPQRRCVADFMVRSPEYSPMRLYQSSSEDSSSEHSSSSYISSPGRERPTEIPKLCPPPYGFHFGAQKKGLSSFSSSPNNNNQSQASPGYTRAMAEEGLLSPQDPDVGKFFLSSPPVAHSPRQGQWQEGASFPRGILKPPPPYTRLVRTPSLKEYPNHAFRLLPRDIVSEELKSWHQRNQLQKIRPGCVDQQSSLNVRSPTSPHLAPFKQGLSHVILQRAADGTPVQWFIAEDAEIVSQV from the exons ATGACGGCCATCGAGAGTAAAGAGGAGAtcagtgacactgacagtgGGATTATTGTGCACTCTG TTCCAGACAGCCCCACGTCCCCAGTGAAGGACCTGACCACACACACCAGAGCCCTGAAGCTGAAGCACCAGTCGCTGGAGGAGCGTCTGGAGCTCTGCCTGCTGGAGCTCAGGCAGCTCTGCATCAGGGAGGCA GAGCTGACTGGTAAGCTGCCCTCAGACTATCCTCTGATGCCCGATGAGAAGCTACCCCGGGTCAGAAGGAGGATTGGAGCTTCCTTCAAGCTCGACGAAGGTCTGATCCATCTGGATACACAG gattCAGAGCTGCAATTGCTGGAAACTGACTTGGCTCTTCAGCGGCAGATTTATGAGGCGGCCCGCAAACTCTCCCAGGAGGACAAGCTCAgtaaaccacagaagaagagccGGCTGCAGCAGTgcaagagggaggagaagaaggtgaAGGATCTGCAGGAGGCCGTGTTCCAGCAAAGGATCAAGAGCCAGTGCAACTCTCCGTGCATCAGCATCtcaaacaaccaaaacaaag atCTGAGCATGTCTGATGACAGTTCCCTGTCTGACGTGGTGGCCCTGGATGATG ATGTAGAC CCCCCGGCCTCTCTCGCTCCTCCAGGGTTGGGCACTTCCCATTCAGATCCCCTCCAGCTGTCAGCCACGACCCTGCAGTCGTCCCAGCAGTCATCGAGCCAGCTCAGTGTGGAGTTCGAACGCTCTCCCATCCAGAACTCTCCGTGGAAGGAGTCCAGTCTGGATCAGCCTTACCAGAAGGCCACAAACCTTCAGTCTGCTGGCAGCAGCAGGTCCAG TAGTCCAGCAGGAACCCAGATATCTGCAGAGAGCATAATTCCTCTGTCGCAGTTTATAAAGAACGCGGCCCTGCGTCAGAACCACTCCACCAGCGCCCCCTCCACCCCGGAGCTGCACGTACGCCGACAGTACTCCCAGTCCTTCAG ACTTCCCAAAAGTAAGCCACCTGCTGACATGGAGCGCCTCAACTCAGAGAAAAATCGAGGGCGAGCCAGGCTGCCTCAGCGGCGCTGCGTGGCTGACTTCATGGTGCGTTCTCCAGAGTACTCTCCCATGCGTCTTTACCAGTCCAGCTCGGAGGACAGCAGCTCGGAGCACTCGTCCTCCTCCTACATTAGCTCTCCTGGCAGGGAAAGACCCACTGAGATCCCGAAGCTCTGCCCGCCCCCTTACGGATTCCACTTCGGAGCACAAAAGAAAGGGCTCTCCAGCTTCTCCAGTTCACCCAATAACAACAACCAGTCTCAGGCCAGCCCCGGCTACACCAGGGCGATGGCAGAAGAAGGCCTCCTCTCCCCTCAAGACCCAGACGTTGGAAAGTTCTTCCTGTCGTCTCCTCCTGTGGCACACAGCCCTCGGCAGGGACAGTGGCAGGAGGGAGCATCGTTCCCAAGGGGAATCCTAAAGCCCCCTCCACCTTACACCAGGCTTGTGCGAACGCCCTCACTGAAGGAGTACCCGAACCACGCCTTCAGGCTgctgcccagggatattgtgtcagagGAGTTGAAGTCCTGGCATCAGAGGAATCAGCTGCAGAAGATACGGCCAGGCTGTGTGGATCAGCAGAGCTCCCTGAATGTGAGGAGCCCCACCTCACCTCACCTGGCTCCATTCAAACAG GGTTTGAGTCATGTGATTCTCCAGAGAGCTGCAGACGGGACTCCAGTCCAGTGGTTCATTGCAGAGGATGCTGAAATTGTGAGCCAGGTGTAA
- the mkrn4 gene encoding makorin, ring finger protein, 4, translating to MNAARSESICRRFINGSCRFGSRCNYRHEWPVIPRSQICRYFQKGGCWYGEHCRYLHVLHPEVDAAVAGRRGSVPTVSSSSVAYALPDRRGSEPALLQAEVTSRGRSQSLVHISNPQHNIGRLAADIAEEQSQDTRTLSASWESVQSSEVTQACACHERNEQETSSYEPTDNGAAAAASSSLRSIEIMEASLQSKNVTCGICMDKVYEKLDPRTHVFGILPNCDHAFCLQCIMTWRKTKDLGPDVVKTCPQCRVRSAFYVPHKHWVEGREKESVIAAFKDKFSKRRCTYYTRYGCCPFKTECLYQHDKPDHRGSFPYYSEEEEYDGVDLLNLFIAMTLLGDEERRR from the exons GCGTTTCATAAATGGCTCATGCCGATTTGGTTCAAGGTGTAATTATCGACATGAATGGCCAGTTATACCGCGATCCCAAATATGTAGGTACTTTCAGAAAGGTGGATGCTGGTATGGCGAACACTGTAG GTATCTCCATGTCCTTCACCCTGAAGTTGATGCAGCTGTTGCAGGTAGAAGAGGTTCAGTCCCTACCGTTTCATCCTCCAGTGTGGCTTACGCTCTGCCTGATAGAAGAGGGTCAGAGCCTGCTCTTTTGCAGGCTGAGGTGACGTCCAGGGGCAGGTCACAGTCGCTGGTTCATATCTCAAATCCTCAACACAACATTGGACGCCTGGCAGCGGATATTGCTGAGGAACAATCACAAG ATACTCGCACTCTCTCTGCTTCTTGGGAATCTGTCCAAAGTTCAGAAGTTACTCAAGCATGTGCATGTCATGAAAGAAATGAGCAG GAGACTTCTTCCTATGAGCCGACGGACAAtggtgcagctgctgcagcctcCAGTTCCCTGAGGAGTATTGAGATAATGGAGGCCTCCCTCCAGAGTAAAAACGTGACCTGTGGCATCTGCATGGACAAGGTGTATGAAAAGCTAGACCCACGAACCCATGTTTTTGGAATCTTGCCAAACTGCGATCACGCCTTCTGTTTACAATGCATTATGACCTGGAGGAAAACGAAAGACCTCGGGCCGGATGTGGTAAA gacctgcccacagtgccgcGTGAGGTCTGCCTTTTATGTGCCTCACAAACACTGGGTTGAAGGGCGAGAAAAGGAAAGCGTCATTGCTGCCTTCAAAGATAAATTCAG TAAGAGAAGATGCACTTACTATACCCGATACGGATGCTGCCCCTTCAAAACGGAGTGCCTTTATCAGCACGACAAACCTGACCACCGCGGGTCATTTCCG TATTATtccgaagaagaagaatacgACGGTGTAGATCTGCTTAATCTTTTCATAGCCATGACCCTTCTCGGTGATGAAGAGAGACGACGATGA
- the fance gene encoding Fanconi anemia group E protein isoform X1 — protein sequence MDASMFVSRFDGPSKLLVRSLLCGSSGAHRALSVFHRQQRANPDMSLSTFMEILCQDDITCPRTEAQPLAVKPLVCLFPALFKQNLLSFIYLVHAILPRPPVLHLLKCLSQDSPTNPWITALVRQLERNLIAHNEEPLYTPMCSQRLQELSQRLVGFGETGGWSKCLSSQTFGLSELATQRKRKGSFVTLDSDGEETGQQSKRIKMDVSGSECLEAVEQRATEETAGRLGSDAPAETPAEELQTAAESPCDVLPEHIKVSVLQIKELLESQTEWDQSSMEVFKVLNDCDPGQVEVLCCMLRLADLPEQTLPKLCSSILAPSPDFSYSTAATLIKSLLLQKVLSLSEPASRCLVTAVTSLCSRYPRPMCHALMGPVLEEKSIVVAQPGEQPAREERGRQSPSLWPMHNTWSGNPQAELLNRLIESCLDSHYRLLVLQMTFKIVWSEAVLSIIHSLLDSKPDLSQELFTQFTEQLISQGPQFTKSMKFAKMMLTVLSKYNSHVTAAHKHSLHGCLMLNETILKKSLQAALKRITHS from the exons ATGGACGCCAGTATGTTTGTGAGTCGGTTTGACGGACCGTCGAAGCTGCTGGTCCGGTCGCTGCTGTGTGGAAGCTCCGGTGCACACCGAGCTCTGAGCGTCTTCCACCGGCAGCAGCGAGCCAACCCTGACATGTCGCTGTCCACCTTCATGGAAATCCTGTGCCAAGACGATATAACCTGTCCGCGTACTGAAGCCCAGCCACTGGCGgt TAAACCCCTGGTGTGCCTGTTTCCAGCATTATTCAAACAAAACCTGCTGTCATTCATTTATCTGGTCCACGCGATTCTTCCTCGGCCCCCTGTCCTCCATCTTCTCAAATGCCTCAGCCAGGACTCTCCTACAAATCCCTGGATCACCGCTCTGGTTAGACAGCTGGAAAGAAACCTTATAGCCCACAATGAGGAGCCTCTTTACACTCCAATGTGCAGCCAGAGACTCCAGGAGCTGTCGCAGCGTTTGGTTGGTTTTGGTGAGACTGGAGGATGGTCCAAGTGCCTCAGTAGTCAAACATTTGGTTTATCAGAGCTGGCGACACAACGGAAAAGAAAAGGTAGCTTTGTCACTCTGGACTCAGATGGTGAGGAAACAGGACAGCAGAGTAAACGGATAAAGATGGATGTCAGTGGTAGTGAATGTCTCGAGGCTGTAGAACAGAGGGCAACAGAAGAGACAGCAGGAAGATTAGGAAGTGATGCCCCAGCAGAGACTCCTGCTGAAGaactgcagacagcagcagagagtcCATGTGATGTCCTGCCTGAACATATCAAG gTGTCTGTTCTTCAAATAAAAGAATTACTGGAAAGTCAGACAGAG TGGGACCAGAGCTCCATGGAGGTGTTCAAAGTGCTGAACGACTGTGACCCTGGCCAA GTGGAGGTGTTATGCTGCATGCTGCGTTTGGCTGACTTACCGGAGCAGACTCTGCCTAAACTGTGCAGCAGTATTTTGGCTCCCTCTCCCGACTTCAGCTACAGCACGGCAGCAACACTCATCAAGAGCCTCCTGCTGCAGAAG GTCCTGTCCCTGTCGGAACCGGCCTCCAGATGTCTCGTCACTGCGGTGACGTCACTATGTAGCCGTTATCCCAGACCAATGTGCCACGCTCTGATGGGACCAGTTCTAGAGGAAAAGAGCATCG TGGtagcgcagccaggagagcagcccgccagggaggagagaggtcggcagagcccCAGTCTGTGGCCGATGCACAATACATGGTCAG GGAATCCACAGGCTGAGCTGCTGAACAGACTGATAGAAAGCTGCCTGGATTCCCATTACAGACTGCTGGTGCTTCa AATGACATTCAAAATAGTGTGGAGTGAGGCAGTGCTTTCCATTATCCACAGCTTGCTAGACTCCAAG CCCGACTTGAGTCAAGAACTGTTCACGCAGTTCACCGAACAGCTTATCAGCCAGGGTCCTCAATTCACAAAGTCTATGAAGTTTGCAAAAATGATGCTTACTGTCCTCTCCAAATATAACAGTCAT GTGacagctgcacacaaacactccctGCACGGTTGCCTGATGTTAAATGAGACCATCTTGAAAAAGTCTCTCCAAGCTGCTTTGAAAAGAATCACACACTCCTGA
- the LOC115011133 gene encoding uncharacterized protein LOC115011133 yields the protein MCEISFNDTTRGAGARVCLCFQTLKGLCLDSRRSEILQRLELSLDILTGTVERIFNTAEVLGAVHQEARVSRAVELMVAHVENLRRRHDRSVADLEEAKKTIQQQNPYRNIIDPRASPDPEESDGRRKTLQQNSGRRRVSITLIPSQIQEKIKRKRATRSFSKDSFLTCSSSHPSFESSCSPMTNDDDYSLDDRPLDPDETPPEAPAAELPPPPTPDPECLPSKQLTTRKIQNQSSPLDTLRQRHKGKAALTKKKADKDKKRTNVHRQFSVSTCRSLWRKRPLAHWLYCCRALFCTYLFVLFCVATMTYFLLKHHDEAPAP from the exons ATGTGTGAAATAAGCTTTAATGACACCACCAGAGGGGCaggtgcacgtgtgtgtttgtgttttcagacgCTGAAGGGCCTGTGTCTGGACAGTAGGCGCAGTGAGATCCTGCAGAGGCTGGAGCTGTCTCTGGACATCCTCACTGGGACTGTGGAACGAATCTTCAACACAGCCGAGGTGCTCGGCGCTGTGCACCAG GAGGCTCGAGTGAGTCGTGCAGTCGAGCTGATGGTGGCTCACGTGGAGAACCTCAGGAGACGACATGACAGAAGCGTGGCAGACCTGGAGGAGGCCAAGAAGACGATCCAGCAGCAGAACCCCTACAGAAACATCATCGACCCCAGAGCATCGCCAG ATCCAGAGGAAAGTGACGGCAGAAGAAAAACCCTTCAGCAG AACAGTGGTCGTCGCAGAGTCAGCATAACACTAATTCCCAGCCAAATCCAG GAGAAGATAAAGAGGAAACGAGCTACGAGGTCCTTCAGCAAGGATTCCTTCCTCACCTGCTCGTCTTCCCACCCGAGCTTCGAGTCCAGCTGCTCTCCCATGACCAATGACGACGACTACTCCCTGGACGACAG gcCACTGGATCCAGATGAAACTCCGCCAGAAGCTCCAGCTGCTGAGCTTCCTCCACCTCCCACCCCCGATCCAGAGTGCCTCCCATCAAAACAGCTGACCaccagaaaaatacaaaaccaaAG TTCCCCTTTGGATACTTTGCGACAGCGACACAAGGGCAAAGCTGCgttaacaaagaaaaaagcagaCAAGGATAAAAAGAGGACAAATGTTCACCGACAGTTTTCTGTGAGCAC GTGTCGATCTTTGTGGAGAAAACGTCCTCTGGCTCACTGGCTGTATTGCTGCCGTGCGCTCTTCTGCACGTACCTGTTTGTGCTTTTCTGTGTCGCAACAATGACGTACTTCTTGTTGAAGCACCACGATGAAGCACCTGCGCCATGA
- the rpl10a gene encoding large ribosomal subunit protein uL1 gives MSKVSRDTLYEAVKEVLQSSLTKSRKFTESVELQISLKNYDPQKDKRFSGTVRLKTLPRPKFSVCVLGDQQHCDEAKVAELPHMDIEALKKLNKNKKMVKKLAKKYDAFLASESLIKQIPRILGPGLNKAGKFPSLLTHNENLNTKVDEVKSTIKFQMKKVLCLAVAVGHVKMTEDELVYNIHLAVNFLVSLLKKNWQNVRALYVKSTMGKPQRLY, from the exons ATGAG TAAGGTCTCCAGGGACACGTTGTACGAAGCCGTGAAGGAGGTTCTGCAGAGCTCTTTGACCAAGTCAAGGAA gtTTACGGAGTCGGTGGAGCTGCAGATCAGCTTGAAAAACTATGATCCCCAGAAGGACAAGCGATTCTCCGGCACCGTCAG GCTGAAGACTCTGCCCAGGCCCAAATTCTCTGTGTGCGTCCTGGGAGACCAGCAGCATTGTGACGAGGCCAAAGTTGCAGAGTTGCCACACATGGACATTGAGGCTCTCAAGAAGCtcaacaagaacaagaagatgGTCAAGAAGCTCG CCAAGAAGTACGATGCCTTCCTGGCCTCAGAATCTCTGATCAAGCAGATCCCTCGTATCCTTGGTCCTGGGCTGAACAAGGCCGGCAAGTTCCCCTCCCTGCTCACCCACAATGAGAACCTGAACACCAAGGTGGATGAGGTCAAATCCACCATCAAATTCCAGATGAAGAAG GTGCTCTGTCTGGCTGTGGCTGTCGGACACGTCAAGATGACTGAAGATGAGCTTGTGTACAACATCCACCTGGCTGTAAACTTCCTTGTGTCTCTGCTGAAGAAGAACTGGCAAAACGTGCGTGCCCTCTACGTCAAGAGCACCATGGGCAAACCCCAGCGCCTCTACTAA
- the fance gene encoding Fanconi anemia group E protein isoform X2 — protein MDASMFVSRFDGPSKLLVRSLLCGSSGAHRALSVFHRQQRANPDMSLSTFMEILCQDDITCPRTEAQPLAVKPLVCLFPALFKQNLLSFIYLVHAILPRPPVLHLLKCLSQDSPTNPWITALVRQLERNLIAHNEEPLYTPMCSQRLQELSQRLVGFGETGGWSKCLSSQTFGLSELATQRKRKGSFVTLDSDGEETGQQSKRIKMDVSGSECLEAVEQRATEETAGRLGSDAPAETPAEELQTAAESPCDVLPEHIKVSVLQIKELLESQTEWDQSSMEVFKVLNDCDPGQVEVLCCMLRLADLPEQTLPKLCSSILAPSPDFSYSTAATLIKSLLLQKVLSLSEPASRCLVTAVTSLCSRYPRPMCHALMGPVLEEKSIGNPQAELLNRLIESCLDSHYRLLVLQMTFKIVWSEAVLSIIHSLLDSKPDLSQELFTQFTEQLISQGPQFTKSMKFAKMMLTVLSKYNSHVTAAHKHSLHGCLMLNETILKKSLQAALKRITHS, from the exons ATGGACGCCAGTATGTTTGTGAGTCGGTTTGACGGACCGTCGAAGCTGCTGGTCCGGTCGCTGCTGTGTGGAAGCTCCGGTGCACACCGAGCTCTGAGCGTCTTCCACCGGCAGCAGCGAGCCAACCCTGACATGTCGCTGTCCACCTTCATGGAAATCCTGTGCCAAGACGATATAACCTGTCCGCGTACTGAAGCCCAGCCACTGGCGgt TAAACCCCTGGTGTGCCTGTTTCCAGCATTATTCAAACAAAACCTGCTGTCATTCATTTATCTGGTCCACGCGATTCTTCCTCGGCCCCCTGTCCTCCATCTTCTCAAATGCCTCAGCCAGGACTCTCCTACAAATCCCTGGATCACCGCTCTGGTTAGACAGCTGGAAAGAAACCTTATAGCCCACAATGAGGAGCCTCTTTACACTCCAATGTGCAGCCAGAGACTCCAGGAGCTGTCGCAGCGTTTGGTTGGTTTTGGTGAGACTGGAGGATGGTCCAAGTGCCTCAGTAGTCAAACATTTGGTTTATCAGAGCTGGCGACACAACGGAAAAGAAAAGGTAGCTTTGTCACTCTGGACTCAGATGGTGAGGAAACAGGACAGCAGAGTAAACGGATAAAGATGGATGTCAGTGGTAGTGAATGTCTCGAGGCTGTAGAACAGAGGGCAACAGAAGAGACAGCAGGAAGATTAGGAAGTGATGCCCCAGCAGAGACTCCTGCTGAAGaactgcagacagcagcagagagtcCATGTGATGTCCTGCCTGAACATATCAAG gTGTCTGTTCTTCAAATAAAAGAATTACTGGAAAGTCAGACAGAG TGGGACCAGAGCTCCATGGAGGTGTTCAAAGTGCTGAACGACTGTGACCCTGGCCAA GTGGAGGTGTTATGCTGCATGCTGCGTTTGGCTGACTTACCGGAGCAGACTCTGCCTAAACTGTGCAGCAGTATTTTGGCTCCCTCTCCCGACTTCAGCTACAGCACGGCAGCAACACTCATCAAGAGCCTCCTGCTGCAGAAG GTCCTGTCCCTGTCGGAACCGGCCTCCAGATGTCTCGTCACTGCGGTGACGTCACTATGTAGCCGTTATCCCAGACCAATGTGCCACGCTCTGATGGGACCAGTTCTAGAGGAAAAGAGCATCG GGAATCCACAGGCTGAGCTGCTGAACAGACTGATAGAAAGCTGCCTGGATTCCCATTACAGACTGCTGGTGCTTCa AATGACATTCAAAATAGTGTGGAGTGAGGCAGTGCTTTCCATTATCCACAGCTTGCTAGACTCCAAG CCCGACTTGAGTCAAGAACTGTTCACGCAGTTCACCGAACAGCTTATCAGCCAGGGTCCTCAATTCACAAAGTCTATGAAGTTTGCAAAAATGATGCTTACTGTCCTCTCCAAATATAACAGTCAT GTGacagctgcacacaaacactccctGCACGGTTGCCTGATGTTAAATGAGACCATCTTGAAAAAGTCTCTCCAAGCTGCTTTGAAAAGAATCACACACTCCTGA